One Pantoea trifolii genomic region harbors:
- a CDS encoding amidohydrolase has protein sequence MESVLIQHVMTFDENQRVDLLLENGVIATRGHNLPMPAGAKVIDASGMQAFPGLVDGHAHLDKTLLGRDWYRNEVPRNLAAIIANERDYRRKQQPDPQVQSERITRRAIASGTSFIRTHVDIDNEIGLANLEGVLETRRRLADQVEIEIVAFPQSGILQSPGTEVLLDRALQMGAELVGGLDPCSYDKDPVRHLQIIFELAVRHGKKVDIHLHERGELGAFSLELLIDFTRRYQMHNRVTLSHGFCLGMVEPARQQQFAEEMAELGMSVATTAPADIAVPPHELLTDAGVAFCAGNDGVRDTWSPYGSGDMLQRAVTMGLRYRWRQDRQIMRAAHTITFGGARVMTLDNYGLQPGNRADLVLIPGRSMVEALVELPRDVR, from the coding sequence ATGGAAAGTGTGTTAATTCAACATGTCATGACGTTTGATGAGAATCAGCGCGTAGACCTGTTGCTCGAAAATGGCGTTATCGCGACGCGTGGGCATAATTTGCCGATGCCCGCAGGCGCAAAAGTCATCGATGCCAGCGGCATGCAGGCATTTCCTGGCTTAGTGGATGGCCACGCTCATCTCGACAAAACCTTGCTGGGACGCGACTGGTATCGCAACGAAGTGCCACGCAATCTGGCGGCGATCATCGCCAATGAACGCGATTATCGCCGCAAGCAGCAGCCCGATCCGCAGGTGCAGTCAGAACGTATCACGCGTCGCGCCATCGCATCAGGCACCTCATTTATTCGCACCCATGTCGATATTGATAACGAAATCGGCCTGGCGAATCTGGAAGGCGTGCTGGAAACACGGCGTCGGCTGGCCGATCAGGTGGAAATTGAAATTGTGGCGTTTCCGCAAAGCGGCATTTTGCAAAGTCCCGGCACTGAAGTGCTGTTGGATCGCGCGCTGCAAATGGGCGCCGAGCTAGTGGGCGGTTTAGATCCCTGTTCATACGATAAAGATCCGGTACGCCATCTGCAGATCATCTTCGAGCTGGCGGTTCGTCACGGCAAAAAAGTGGATATTCATCTGCACGAACGCGGTGAACTGGGCGCGTTTAGCCTTGAGTTGCTGATTGATTTTACCCGCCGTTATCAGATGCATAATCGCGTCACGCTCAGCCACGGCTTCTGTCTCGGCATGGTCGAACCGGCGCGCCAACAACAGTTTGCCGAAGAGATGGCGGAGCTGGGAATGTCGGTTGCAACAACCGCGCCGGCGGATATCGCGGTTCCGCCTCATGAATTGCTCACCGACGCGGGCGTGGCATTTTGCGCCGGTAATGACGGCGTGCGCGATACCTGGAGCCCTTACGGCAGCGGCGATATGTTGCAACGCGCCGTCACCATGGGGCTGCGCTATCGCTGGCGTCAGGATCGCCAGATTATGCGCGCGGCGCACACCATTACCTTTGGCGGTGCCCGCGTGATGACGCTGGACAATTATGGTT
- a CDS encoding sugar phosphate isomerase/epimerase family protein: MSSYTYPKFGAGLWHFANYIDRYAVDGYGPALSTLDQIKLAGSVEDLSYVDVPYPFTEGVTVAQVKQALADAGLKAIGVTPEIYLRRFSRGAFTNPDAAIRKQAFDLMHEAATVVRELGANYVKVWPGQDGWDYPFQVDHKNLWKMAVDGMRELASANPDVKFAIEYKPREPRVKMTWDSAARTLLGIEDIGLDNVGVLLDFGHALFAGESPADSAQLIIDRGRLFGMDVNDNLRGWDDDLVVGTVHMTEIFEFFYVLKINNWDGVWQLDQFPFREDHVEAANLSIRFLKHIYRALDKLDIAALQEAQREQNPLKAQRIIQNALLTSIEQ; this comes from the coding sequence ATGAGTTCCTACACGTATCCGAAATTCGGTGCCGGCTTGTGGCACTTTGCCAACTATATCGATCGCTACGCCGTAGATGGTTACGGACCGGCGCTCAGTACGCTTGATCAGATTAAACTCGCTGGCAGCGTCGAGGATCTTTCCTACGTTGATGTGCCCTATCCCTTCACTGAAGGCGTCACGGTCGCGCAGGTGAAACAAGCGCTGGCCGATGCCGGATTGAAAGCCATCGGCGTCACGCCAGAAATTTACCTGCGTCGCTTCTCACGCGGTGCCTTTACCAATCCGGACGCTGCCATTCGCAAACAGGCGTTTGATTTGATGCATGAAGCCGCCACCGTGGTGCGTGAGTTGGGCGCTAACTACGTGAAAGTCTGGCCAGGTCAGGACGGTTGGGATTATCCGTTCCAGGTCGATCATAAAAACTTGTGGAAGATGGCGGTGGATGGCATGCGCGAACTGGCGAGCGCCAATCCTGACGTTAAATTTGCGATTGAGTACAAACCGCGTGAACCGCGCGTGAAAATGACCTGGGATTCGGCGGCGCGTACGCTGCTTGGCATCGAGGACATTGGCCTCGATAATGTCGGCGTATTGCTCGATTTCGGTCATGCGCTGTTTGCTGGGGAGTCGCCGGCGGATTCCGCCCAGCTGATTATCGATCGCGGCCGCCTGTTTGGTATGGACGTCAACGACAACCTGCGCGGTTGGGATGACGATCTGGTGGTCGGCACCGTGCACATGACCGAGATTTTCGAATTCTTCTATGTACTGAAGATCAACAACTGGGACGGCGTATGGCAACTCGATCAGTTCCCGTTCCGCGAAGATCATGTCGAAGCTGCAAATCTGTCGATCCGCTTCCTCAAACATATTTATCGCGCGCTGGATAAGCTGGATATCGCCGCCTTGCAGGAAGCACAGCGCGAGCAAAACCCACTAAAAGCGCAAAGAATTATTCAGAATGCGCTGCTGACCAGCATCGAGCAGTAA
- a CDS encoding substrate-binding domain-containing protein: MKLFKVVMLICCLLSVFTAQAKTYMVGVALANLDLNFVSILRSQMEKQLKDKGLNSQFADAKGDVSLQIQQVDDFINQGADAIIINPVDTQGVMPVIAAAQKANIPLIFVNRKPEVKLTGKMAYVGSDSALSGKMEIEALAKRLDNKGNIAILMGALSTEEARQRTKAVEDYVKDHPGLKVIQKQSANWQRNEAVDKTLSWLQDGNDINAIIANNDEMAIGAIMALDQLKKSNVLVAGIDGTPDGLQFIKNGKMAVTIFQDAKGQATGAVDVAYDMLSGKKTEAYNWVPYQTVTKENYQEFTSKNQK; the protein is encoded by the coding sequence ATGAAATTATTCAAGGTAGTAATGCTTATCTGCTGTTTGCTCAGTGTGTTCACTGCCCAAGCGAAAACCTACATGGTTGGCGTCGCTTTGGCTAACCTCGATCTCAATTTCGTTTCCATCCTGCGTAGTCAGATGGAGAAGCAGCTCAAAGACAAAGGGCTCAACAGCCAGTTTGCCGATGCCAAAGGTGATGTGTCCCTGCAAATTCAGCAGGTGGATGATTTCATCAATCAGGGTGCGGACGCGATCATCATCAACCCGGTGGATACGCAAGGCGTGATGCCAGTAATCGCCGCCGCGCAGAAAGCCAATATCCCGTTGATCTTCGTCAACCGTAAACCCGAAGTGAAATTGACCGGCAAAATGGCCTATGTCGGTTCTGATTCTGCGTTAAGCGGCAAGATGGAGATCGAAGCGTTAGCCAAGCGTCTGGATAACAAAGGCAATATCGCCATTCTGATGGGTGCCCTTTCCACTGAGGAAGCGCGTCAGCGTACCAAAGCGGTTGAAGATTATGTTAAGGATCATCCTGGTCTGAAAGTGATCCAGAAACAGAGCGCCAACTGGCAGCGCAACGAAGCGGTCGATAAAACTTTGTCATGGTTGCAGGATGGTAACGATATCAATGCCATCATCGCCAACAACGATGAAATGGCGATCGGGGCAATTATGGCGCTCGATCAGCTGAAGAAAAGCAATGTGTTAGTCGCCGGTATCGATGGCACGCCAGATGGTTTGCAGTTTATTAAGAACGGCAAAATGGCGGTAACGATTTTCCAGGATGCGAAAGGTCAGGCAACCGGCGCAGTCGATGTGGCTTACGACATGCTGAGCGGTAAAAAGACCGAAGCCTACAACTGGGTGCCTTATCAAACGGTGACTAAAGAAAATTATCAGGAATTCACCAGTAAGAATCAGAAGTAA
- a CDS encoding LacI family DNA-binding transcriptional regulator, whose protein sequence is MTRTVKKATASDVAILAGVSKWTVSRAFMPGASISEKAREKVMRIAKELGYRPNLLARSLVKKRTHIIGVVIDELKNPHTLMILNEATQQLQRRGYMALILNITDGEPYRSVMTQADQLQIDGVLFLGTVLSAQLITLVEDMYNIPLVQLCRNTHAQGIDVVAIDGYAAGKQIAELLLAQGAQRFGFMQGPDTPTSHLLRKEGFEVTLQQAGCQINVLLKAGCYDRARSWQAMSDYLQQPDAPVIDALFCENDVLALGAMEAMRAAPNMPKIAVVGFDDIEEASAPGCQLTTFSQRIDLLIAEALNRLIDGREGADERWRHGEMRVRRSHLRSP, encoded by the coding sequence ATGACGAGAACAGTGAAAAAGGCCACGGCCAGCGATGTGGCCATTCTTGCGGGCGTGTCGAAATGGACGGTATCGCGTGCTTTTATGCCCGGCGCTTCGATTTCCGAGAAGGCACGCGAGAAGGTGATGCGCATCGCTAAAGAGCTGGGATATCGCCCCAATTTGCTGGCGCGCAGCCTGGTGAAGAAGAGGACGCATATCATTGGCGTGGTGATCGACGAGCTAAAGAATCCGCATACGCTGATGATCCTCAATGAAGCCACGCAGCAGCTGCAACGGCGTGGTTACATGGCGCTGATCCTCAACATCACCGATGGCGAACCGTATCGATCGGTGATGACGCAGGCGGATCAATTGCAGATCGACGGCGTTCTGTTTCTCGGCACGGTGCTATCGGCGCAGCTGATTACGCTGGTGGAGGACATGTATAACATTCCGCTGGTGCAGCTGTGTCGCAATACGCATGCGCAGGGCATTGATGTGGTGGCGATTGATGGTTATGCCGCAGGGAAACAAATCGCCGAACTTTTGCTGGCGCAGGGCGCGCAACGTTTTGGCTTTATGCAAGGTCCGGATACACCGACGTCTCATCTACTGCGCAAAGAGGGATTTGAAGTTACGCTGCAACAAGCGGGATGCCAGATTAATGTACTGCTAAAAGCGGGCTGTTACGATCGCGCGCGTAGCTGGCAGGCGATGAGTGATTACCTGCAACAGCCGGACGCGCCTGTGATTGATGCGCTGTTCTGTGAAAACGATGTGCTGGCGCTCGGTGCGATGGAAGCAATGCGCGCCGCGCCAAATATGCCCAAGATTGCGGTGGTGGGATTTGATGATATCGAAGAAGCCAGCGCGCCAGGCTGCCAGCTCACCACCTTTAGTCAGCGGATAGATCTGCTGATCGCCGAAGCGTTGAACCGCTTGATTGATGGTCGCGAGGGTGCTGATGAGCGTTGGCGCCACGGTGAAATGCGTGTGCGCCGTTCGCATTTGCGGTCGCCATGA
- a CDS encoding polysaccharide deacetylase family protein translates to MSSPQVMWDIASHQRYAYSSIEHQVLPVWPKGKGLALYIAMNLEHFAFGLPEGAKLSQGANRLDVLNYAWRDYGNRVGGWYLADLFAELGIPPAVIANTAIIDYCPQLLDRWVSLPGSELVGHGHTNSQRQGELSREMSLR, encoded by the coding sequence ATGTCATCGCCGCAGGTTATGTGGGATATCGCCAGCCATCAGCGTTACGCCTACAGCTCAATCGAACATCAGGTATTGCCCGTGTGGCCAAAAGGTAAAGGTCTGGCGCTGTATATCGCCATGAATCTGGAGCATTTCGCGTTTGGCTTGCCGGAAGGCGCGAAGCTGTCGCAAGGGGCGAATCGTCTCGACGTACTGAACTATGCGTGGCGCGACTACGGCAATCGGGTCGGCGGCTGGTATCTGGCCGATCTGTTTGCCGAACTGGGTATTCCGCCAGCGGTTATTGCCAACACCGCCATCATCGATTATTGCCCGCAGCTGCTCGATCGCTGGGTAAGCCTGCCCGGCAGTGAACTGGTCGGCCACGGTCATACCAACTCGCAGCGTCAGGGCGAACTGAGCCGTGAAATGAGTTTGCGCTGA